A genome region from Triticum aestivum cultivar Chinese Spring chromosome 2B, IWGSC CS RefSeq v2.1, whole genome shotgun sequence includes the following:
- the LOC123047594 gene encoding receptor homology region, transmembrane domain- and RING domain-containing protein 1 isoform X2 has product MKSARGAMLSPLCLCAVVCLMAQIGAANVVLMGNNLTLSFDDVEANFSPAVKGSGVNGLVYTAEPLNACSALTSKAVEGPPSPFALVIRGGCTFDEKVKNVQDAGFKAAIVYDNENSGVLVSMAGSSSGIQIYAVFISKVSGEVLKKFSGRTDVEVWIIPSFENSAWSIMAISFISLLAMSAVLATCFFVRRHRIRRDRPRNLDSREFHGMSSQLVKAMPSLIFTKVQEDNCTSSMCAICLEDYTVGEQIRVLPCRHKFHAACVDMWLTSWRSFCPVCKRDAGAGMTGPPASETTPLFASAVHLPSPSSSFRSSVAASPPRPINLRPSSQSISRVYSASGTPHSLNTQRPYRNSSAMSMSRSSADLANMSSPYFRTSLLRGGSTHSLVGNHLSPPVNISYGYAPPQMYNSGYASPSPHAGSSYISNSGYGSSSGYYLGSSSQHRSSAYLRHCGESGPSLSTMAPQSPQQQQSQLLRHGGDSDASLNLAGASSAQSFRQSYLRHCGDSDASLSAMASSGQSLPGC; this is encoded by the exons ATGAAGAGTGCACGAGGAGCAATGTTATCTCCTCTCTGTCTCTGTGCAGTGGTATGCCTCATGGCTCAGATAGGAGCTGCCAATGTAGTTCTGATGGGGAATAATCTTACTTTGTCGTTTGATGATGTTGAGGCAAACTTTT CTCCGGCAGTAAAAGGGTCGGGTGTTAATGGCTTAGTTTATACTGCCGAACCTTTGAATGCCTGCAGTGCATTGACAAGCAAGGCAGTCGAGGGTCCACCGTCTCCGTTTGCCCTGGTTATAAGAGGTGGCTGCACATTTGATGAGAAAGTGAAAAACGTGCAGGATGCTGGATTCAAAGCTGCAATAGTGTATGACAATGAAAACAGTGGAGTTTTGGTTTCAA TGGCTGGAAGCTCAAGCGGTATTCAGATATACGCTGTGTTCATCTCAAAGGTCTCAGGGGAGGTGCTGAAGAAATTTTCAGGCCGTACTGATGTGGAGGTGTGGATAATACCATCATTCGAGAACTCAGCCTGGTCGATCATGGCGATTTCATTCATATCACTGCTCGCCATGTCTGCTGTTTTAGCTACCTGTTTCTTTGTGAGAAGACATCGAATAAGGCGGGATCGGCCTAGAAATCTAGATTCCCGAGAATTCCATGGGATGAGCAGTCAATTAGTTAAGGCGATGCCAAGCCTTATTTTCACCAAAGTGCAAGAGGACAACTGCACGTCGTCGATGTGTGCCATTTGCTTGGAGGATTACACTGTCGGAGAACAGATAAGAGTGCTGCCTTGCCGTCACA AGTTCCATGCAGCTTGTGTGGACATGTGGCTCACATCCTGGAGATCATTCTGCCCCGTATGCAAGCGAGATGCAGGCGCTGGAATGACAGGCCCTCCTGCCTCGGAGACCACCCCATTGTTCGCTTCCGCAGTACACTTGCCTTCTCCGTCATCCTCATTCCGGTCGAGCGTGGCAGCATCCCCTCCCAGACCAATAAACCTGCGTCCTTCGTCGCAGTCCATATCTCGGGTCTACTCTGCTTCTGGCACCCCGCACTCTCTGAACACCCAAAGACCATACAGGAACTCATCAGCCATGAGCATGAGCAGAAGTAGCGCAGACCTTGCAAACATGTCTTCGCCCTACTTCCGCACCTCACTCCTCCGTGGAGGCTCCACACACTCCCTGGTCGGCAACCACCTGTCTCCACCAGTCAACATAAGTTATGGTTATGCCCCACCGCAGATGTACAATTCTGGCTATGCGTCGCCCAGCCCGCACGCCGGTTCTTCATACATCTCCAATTCGGGATATGGATCATCGTCGGGCTACTACCTGGGCTCGTCCAGCCAGCATCGGTCTTCGGCGTACCTGAGGCACTGTGGGGAGTCGGGGCCGAGCCTGTCCACCATGGCCCCTCAGTCACCACAGCAGCAGCAGTCCCAGCTGCTGCGGCACGGCGGCGACTCAGATGCGAGCCTGAACCTGGCGGGCGCGTCGTCGGCCCAGTCCTTCCGTCAGTCCTACTTGAGGCACTGCGGCGACTCGGACGCGAGCCTGTCCGCCATGGCGTCGTCAGGGCAGTCGCTGCCGGGATGCTGA
- the LOC123047594 gene encoding receptor homology region, transmembrane domain- and RING domain-containing protein 1 isoform X1 translates to MKSARGAMLSPLCLCAVVCLMAQIGAANVVLMGNNLTLSFDDVEANFSPAVKGSGVNGLVYTAEPLNACSALTSKAVEGPPSPFALVIRGGCTFDEKVKNVQDAGFKAAIVYDNENSGVLVSSVTVAGSSSGIQIYAVFISKVSGEVLKKFSGRTDVEVWIIPSFENSAWSIMAISFISLLAMSAVLATCFFVRRHRIRRDRPRNLDSREFHGMSSQLVKAMPSLIFTKVQEDNCTSSMCAICLEDYTVGEQIRVLPCRHKFHAACVDMWLTSWRSFCPVCKRDAGAGMTGPPASETTPLFASAVHLPSPSSSFRSSVAASPPRPINLRPSSQSISRVYSASGTPHSLNTQRPYRNSSAMSMSRSSADLANMSSPYFRTSLLRGGSTHSLVGNHLSPPVNISYGYAPPQMYNSGYASPSPHAGSSYISNSGYGSSSGYYLGSSSQHRSSAYLRHCGESGPSLSTMAPQSPQQQQSQLLRHGGDSDASLNLAGASSAQSFRQSYLRHCGDSDASLSAMASSGQSLPGC, encoded by the exons ATGAAGAGTGCACGAGGAGCAATGTTATCTCCTCTCTGTCTCTGTGCAGTGGTATGCCTCATGGCTCAGATAGGAGCTGCCAATGTAGTTCTGATGGGGAATAATCTTACTTTGTCGTTTGATGATGTTGAGGCAAACTTTT CTCCGGCAGTAAAAGGGTCGGGTGTTAATGGCTTAGTTTATACTGCCGAACCTTTGAATGCCTGCAGTGCATTGACAAGCAAGGCAGTCGAGGGTCCACCGTCTCCGTTTGCCCTGGTTATAAGAGGTGGCTGCACATTTGATGAGAAAGTGAAAAACGTGCAGGATGCTGGATTCAAAGCTGCAATAGTGTATGACAATGAAAACAGTGGAGTTTTGGTTTCAA GTGTAACAGTGGCTGGAAGCTCAAGCGGTATTCAGATATACGCTGTGTTCATCTCAAAGGTCTCAGGGGAGGTGCTGAAGAAATTTTCAGGCCGTACTGATGTGGAGGTGTGGATAATACCATCATTCGAGAACTCAGCCTGGTCGATCATGGCGATTTCATTCATATCACTGCTCGCCATGTCTGCTGTTTTAGCTACCTGTTTCTTTGTGAGAAGACATCGAATAAGGCGGGATCGGCCTAGAAATCTAGATTCCCGAGAATTCCATGGGATGAGCAGTCAATTAGTTAAGGCGATGCCAAGCCTTATTTTCACCAAAGTGCAAGAGGACAACTGCACGTCGTCGATGTGTGCCATTTGCTTGGAGGATTACACTGTCGGAGAACAGATAAGAGTGCTGCCTTGCCGTCACA AGTTCCATGCAGCTTGTGTGGACATGTGGCTCACATCCTGGAGATCATTCTGCCCCGTATGCAAGCGAGATGCAGGCGCTGGAATGACAGGCCCTCCTGCCTCGGAGACCACCCCATTGTTCGCTTCCGCAGTACACTTGCCTTCTCCGTCATCCTCATTCCGGTCGAGCGTGGCAGCATCCCCTCCCAGACCAATAAACCTGCGTCCTTCGTCGCAGTCCATATCTCGGGTCTACTCTGCTTCTGGCACCCCGCACTCTCTGAACACCCAAAGACCATACAGGAACTCATCAGCCATGAGCATGAGCAGAAGTAGCGCAGACCTTGCAAACATGTCTTCGCCCTACTTCCGCACCTCACTCCTCCGTGGAGGCTCCACACACTCCCTGGTCGGCAACCACCTGTCTCCACCAGTCAACATAAGTTATGGTTATGCCCCACCGCAGATGTACAATTCTGGCTATGCGTCGCCCAGCCCGCACGCCGGTTCTTCATACATCTCCAATTCGGGATATGGATCATCGTCGGGCTACTACCTGGGCTCGTCCAGCCAGCATCGGTCTTCGGCGTACCTGAGGCACTGTGGGGAGTCGGGGCCGAGCCTGTCCACCATGGCCCCTCAGTCACCACAGCAGCAGCAGTCCCAGCTGCTGCGGCACGGCGGCGACTCAGATGCGAGCCTGAACCTGGCGGGCGCGTCGTCGGCCCAGTCCTTCCGTCAGTCCTACTTGAGGCACTGCGGCGACTCGGACGCGAGCCTGTCCGCCATGGCGTCGTCAGGGCAGTCGCTGCCGGGATGCTGA